The Thiorhodovibrio litoralis genome includes a window with the following:
- the bchO gene encoding alpha/beta fold hydrolase BchO — MNDKPDWERDASDWPNREHSRFVEAGGLRWHVQMMGDGPALLLLHGTAAATHSWGSLMPLLAERFRVIAPDLPGHGFTSAPEPKCLSLPGMAAAIGALLLSLGQSPVVAVGHSAGAAILARMSLDGLIAPRLLVSLNGALLPLRGMPGKVFSPVAKLLARTSLVPRIVGHDAKRPGAVERLVDSTGSRLDKAGVARYRLLVSSPGHVAAALNMMANWDLNPLARDLPRLPCELLLLVGDNDQTVPPSEAKRVQRLQPNARIEHLQGLGHLAHEEQAAPVARVILGAADEALATG; from the coding sequence ATGAATGACAAACCCGACTGGGAGCGCGATGCCAGCGACTGGCCCAATCGCGAGCACAGCCGCTTTGTCGAGGCCGGTGGGCTGCGTTGGCATGTGCAGATGATGGGCGATGGTCCAGCGCTGTTGTTGCTCCATGGCACCGCGGCGGCCACGCATTCCTGGGGATCACTGATGCCGCTGCTTGCCGAGCGCTTTCGGGTGATTGCACCCGACCTGCCCGGGCACGGTTTTACCTCGGCCCCTGAGCCCAAGTGCTTGTCCCTGCCGGGGATGGCGGCCGCCATCGGCGCATTGCTGCTCAGCCTTGGTCAGTCGCCCGTGGTGGCAGTCGGACATTCGGCCGGCGCGGCCATCCTTGCACGCATGAGCCTGGATGGGCTGATCGCCCCGCGACTGCTCGTGAGCTTGAACGGCGCTCTGCTGCCGCTGCGCGGCATGCCGGGCAAGGTGTTCTCGCCCGTTGCCAAGCTGCTTGCGCGCACGTCCCTGGTGCCGCGCATCGTCGGGCATGATGCCAAACGACCAGGCGCGGTTGAACGCTTGGTCGACAGCACAGGTTCAAGGTTGGACAAAGCCGGGGTCGCGCGCTACCGCCTGCTGGTCAGCAGCCCCGGCCATGTCGCCGCCGCGCTGAACATGATGGCGAACTGGGACCTGAACCCGCTTGCGCGCGACCTGCCCCGGCTGCCCTGCGAGTTGCTGCTGCTGGTCGGCGACAATGACCAGACGGTTCCCCCGAGCGAGGCCAAGCGCGTTCAGCGCCTGCAGCCCAATGCGCGCATCGAGCATCTCCAGGGCCTTGGCCACCTGGCGCACGAAGAACAAGCCGCGCCCGTCGCCCGCGTGATTCTTGGCGCAGCAGACGAGGCTTTGGCGACGGGCTAG
- a CDS encoding magnesium chelatase subunit D, whose amino-acid sequence MMPGAGTATSAQSAPQQSPPPAPQPDSRPDLWQDACQAAALFAVDPAGVVGLSVRALPGPVRDLWLQFLSEFLPPDTPMRRVPLHIADGRLLGGLDLAATLRAGRPVAERGLLAEVDGGVVVLAMAERIARSTAAHLSAVIDAGEILLERDGLTARTPSRFGVVALDEGADDDERLPNTLVDRFSMLIDLTPLSWREVQTLPPDVEAADILAARKRLPGVSVDDDALDALCGTALALGVDSLRPTLAAVRVARVAAALAGREQVAPEDISLAARLVLAPRATRLPMPEQPEDEMPEEPPPPEENQDDSEQDKSPEQEIDKPLEDQVLESAEAAIPANLLAQLQLGALRARTRTSGKSGASQSGSLRGRPAGTRRGEPGAGARLNVIETLRSAAPWQRIRRAEREQESEAPTPKPAARKGRGRAPAQSRPRVEVRLDDFRVTRYKHRSETTTIFVVDASGSAALHRLAEAKGAIELLLADCYVRRDRVAMIAFRGANAELLLPPTRSLVRAKRSLAGLPGGGGTPLALAIESSVDLADSIQRRGGTPVVIFLTDGRANVARDGTGGRAQAGEDAMGAARMFRTAELIGVVIDVSPRPRTEAEQLAREMNAVYLPLPHADANALSNAVKAVV is encoded by the coding sequence ATGATGCCTGGTGCGGGGACCGCAACAAGCGCGCAGTCAGCCCCCCAACAAAGCCCACCGCCCGCGCCCCAGCCCGATTCCAGGCCCGACCTGTGGCAGGACGCCTGCCAGGCAGCGGCTCTGTTCGCGGTCGATCCGGCCGGAGTCGTGGGGCTTTCGGTGCGCGCGCTGCCTGGTCCGGTGCGGGATCTCTGGCTGCAGTTTCTTAGCGAATTTCTGCCGCCCGACACACCCATGCGGCGCGTGCCCCTGCACATTGCCGACGGGCGTCTGCTCGGCGGGCTGGATCTGGCCGCGACCCTGCGCGCCGGGCGCCCGGTCGCCGAGCGCGGACTTCTCGCGGAAGTCGATGGGGGCGTGGTGGTGCTGGCCATGGCCGAGCGCATCGCCCGCTCCACCGCGGCGCATCTGTCCGCGGTGATCGACGCTGGCGAAATCCTGCTCGAGCGCGATGGGCTGACCGCCCGCACCCCAAGTCGCTTTGGCGTGGTGGCCTTGGATGAAGGCGCCGATGACGACGAGCGGCTACCCAACACCCTGGTCGATCGTTTCAGCATGCTGATCGACCTCACCCCGCTCTCCTGGCGCGAGGTGCAGACGCTGCCGCCGGATGTGGAGGCTGCCGACATCCTGGCCGCGCGCAAGCGCCTGCCCGGCGTGAGCGTCGATGACGATGCGCTCGACGCCCTGTGCGGCACCGCGCTGGCATTAGGGGTGGACTCCTTGCGCCCCACGCTCGCTGCGGTGCGCGTGGCGCGAGTCGCCGCCGCACTGGCCGGTCGCGAGCAGGTCGCGCCCGAGGACATCAGCCTGGCCGCGCGCCTGGTGCTGGCCCCGCGCGCCACCCGGCTGCCCATGCCCGAGCAGCCCGAAGACGAGATGCCGGAGGAGCCGCCACCCCCGGAAGAAAACCAGGATGATAGCGAGCAGGACAAATCGCCCGAGCAGGAAATCGACAAACCGCTCGAGGACCAGGTGCTCGAGTCCGCCGAGGCCGCGATTCCAGCCAATCTGCTCGCCCAACTCCAGCTTGGTGCGCTGCGCGCACGCACGCGCACCAGTGGTAAGTCGGGCGCGTCCCAGAGTGGCTCCCTGCGCGGACGGCCAGCCGGCACGCGCCGCGGCGAGCCGGGCGCTGGCGCACGATTGAATGTCATCGAAACCTTGCGCTCAGCCGCACCCTGGCAGCGCATCCGCCGCGCCGAGCGCGAGCAGGAGAGCGAGGCGCCGACACCCAAGCCGGCAGCGCGCAAGGGTCGTGGGCGCGCCCCTGCGCAGTCCCGCCCGCGGGTCGAGGTGCGGCTCGACGACTTCCGCGTCACCCGCTACAAGCACCGCTCGGAGACCACCACCATTTTCGTGGTCGATGCCTCCGGCTCGGCCGCGCTGCACCGCCTGGCCGAGGCCAAGGGCGCCATCGAACTGCTGTTGGCCGACTGCTATGTGCGCCGCGACCGGGTTGCGATGATCGCCTTTCGCGGCGCCAACGCCGAACTGCTGCTGCCCCCGACCCGCTCGCTGGTGCGCGCCAAACGCAGCCTGGCCGGCCTGCCGGGCGGTGGCGGCACCCCGCTCGCGCTCGCCATCGAATCATCCGTCGATCTGGCCGACAGCATTCAGCGCCGTGGCGGCACGCCGGTGGTGATCTTTCTGACAGATGGACGTGCCAATGTCGCGCGCGATGGCACCGGCGGGCGCGCCCAAGCCGGGGAGGATGCCATGGGCGCCGCGCGCATGTTCCGCACTGCCGAGCTGATCGGAGTGGTGATCGACGTCTCCCCGCGCCCGCGCACCGAGGCCGAGCAGCTGGCCAGAGAGATGAACGCCGTCTATCTGCCGCTGCCACACGCGGACGCCAACGCTCTATCGAATGCGGTCAAAGCCGTTGTCTGA
- the bchI gene encoding magnesium chelatase ATPase subunit I, protein MPVAFPFSAIVAQEEMKLAILIAATDQSIGGVLVFGDRGTGKSTAIRALAALLPQMQVIDKCTYNCDPQANDAGLCESCRTRRKKDDIKVRKAAVPVVDLPLGATEDRVIGALDLESALTRGEKAFEPGLLARAHRGFLYIDEVNLLEDHLVDSLLDVAASGENVVEREGLSVRHPAKFVLVGSGNPEEGELRPQLLDRFGLSVEVKTPQDLKTRVQVVRLRDEFEKDPDAFVAKWKRKDGKVRNQIVKAKERLEKVEVPDAALERAAELCMKLGTDGLRGELTLIRAARALAALEGDDAVGDDHIRRVAPPALRHRLRRNVLDDAGSTTRVERAIEELFGA, encoded by the coding sequence ATGCCCGTCGCCTTTCCGTTTTCGGCCATCGTTGCCCAGGAAGAAATGAAGCTCGCGATCCTGATCGCGGCCACCGATCAAAGCATCGGCGGTGTATTGGTCTTTGGCGATCGCGGCACGGGCAAGTCCACCGCCATCCGCGCTCTGGCCGCGCTGCTGCCGCAAATGCAGGTGATCGACAAATGCACCTATAACTGCGACCCGCAGGCCAATGACGCCGGCCTGTGCGAGTCCTGCCGCACCCGCCGCAAGAAGGATGACATCAAGGTCCGCAAGGCTGCAGTGCCGGTAGTCGACCTGCCCCTGGGTGCCACTGAGGACCGCGTCATTGGCGCGCTTGATCTGGAAAGCGCCCTGACCCGCGGCGAGAAAGCCTTCGAGCCCGGTCTGCTGGCGCGCGCGCATCGCGGCTTTCTCTATATCGACGAGGTCAACCTGCTCGAGGATCACTTGGTCGACTCCCTGCTCGACGTTGCCGCCTCGGGCGAAAACGTCGTCGAGCGCGAGGGCCTCAGTGTCCGCCACCCGGCCAAGTTCGTCCTAGTCGGCTCCGGTAACCCGGAGGAAGGCGAGCTGCGCCCGCAGCTGCTCGATCGCTTCGGCCTCTCGGTCGAGGTCAAAACTCCGCAAGACCTGAAAACCCGGGTGCAGGTGGTGCGGCTGCGCGATGAGTTCGAGAAGGACCCTGACGCCTTTGTTGCCAAATGGAAGCGCAAGGACGGCAAGGTGCGCAATCAGATCGTCAAAGCCAAGGAACGACTTGAAAAGGTCGAGGTTCCGGACGCGGCGCTTGAGCGCGCGGCCGAACTTTGCATGAAGCTCGGCACCGACGGTCTGCGCGGCGAGCTGACCCTGATCCGCGCCGCGCGCGCCCTTGCGGCCTTGGAGGGTGACGATGCCGTGGGCGATGACCATATCCGCCGCGTCGCCCCGCCCGCACTGCGCCATCGGCTGCGGCGCAATGTTCTGGATGATGCAGGCTCCACCACCCGCGTCGAGCGTGCGATTGAGGAGTTGTTCGGCGCATGA